A portion of the Panthera tigris isolate Pti1 chromosome E1, P.tigris_Pti1_mat1.1, whole genome shotgun sequence genome contains these proteins:
- the LOC102966369 gene encoding MYCBP-associated protein isoform X6, which produces MKKVAAKQSPPKLIERKRAKVPEQLTPPVQEEPEPVSSVLQGGDILALAIKKEDLKKQHIPRFIETQDRPVVTQKFIIRKLKPKDHKRKVCHLVAYPATPDAATKPLDYSGPGDSFHGCDQILPHHILGSLQDFKRIAVARGNIQLAELIHTPPCLVTLISAKEEPKQKAPKEEKEKAHPWAPPPQHNFLRNWRRNLALRKQQQEALSERLKKPVGELLMHTGETYRQIQEERELIDRTLPTQHDGKSCEETSGFWSRLEYLGDEMTGLVMTKTKAQRGLLEPITHVRKPHCIQMETGLPAQKDAWYRYTWDRSLFLIYRRKELQSVMAELDFSQQDIDGLEVVGRGQPFSTVTVEDYPVFDRSQESSSEDTGPSDSLASYPDDVPMPVLGPSLLFCGKPACWIRGRNPEDTKRVGIAVRLTFETLEREKTSSELTVVNNGTVAIWYNWRRRSQLDSFQDLKRNRMERFYFNNREGVILPGETKTFTFFFKSLNAGIFRECWEFGTHPALLGGALLQVNLHAVSLTQDVFREERKLLKDKLAAHEAVTIVDSVLQELLSGILTPERAPSPVDAYLTEEDLFRHRNPQLHYQHQVVQNLHSLWRQYLTLPPKAEEARPSEEERHSPRARAAYLEKASVNVEPSAHSKSPVSESQVARQESEAFRDSRDALGSQKPGAGAQSSQRKSIMEEILVEESPDLGSIKSPWELDGLPPPEWNLCLEDFGKAVMALPEESQREDALIGLNKAALELCQEPRPLQSDLLHQMCLQLWRDVIDGLVGHSLWLRALLGLPEKETIYLDLPEEQDGKSPPVTEVKVTAGKVGKEDRKGAAQEKKQLGIREKEDRKPAKLPGKEDRLNSKKHKAKDDKKPLKSSSRDRVSLEDPAPDSTMTSQEPIDPLVMKKYTKRLHTEVYGLLDTLVTDLMVLADELRPIKNVEETLHLCI; this is translated from the exons ATGAAAAAAGTGGCTGCCAAGCAGTCTCCGCCCAAGTTGATCG AAAGGAAGCGGGCAAAGGTACCTGAGCAGCTCACACCCCCCGTTCAGGAAGAACCTGAGCCTGTTAGCAGTGTCCTACAAGGGGGTGACATCCTGGCCTtagccattaaaaaggaagacTTGAAGAAG cAACACATTCCTCGCTTTATTGAGACACAAGATAGACCTGTCGTCACCCAGAAATTTATCATCCGTAAACTCAAACCCAAGGATCATAAGAGGAAGGTCTGCCACTTAGTAGCATATCCTGCTACTCCAGATGCAGCCACGAAGCCCCTGGACTACTCTG GTCCGGGTGACAGCTTCCATGGCTGTGACCAGATTCTGCCTCACCACATCTTGGGGAGTCTCCAGGACTTTAAGAGAATTGCAGTTGCTCGAGGAAACATCCAG CTGGCTGAGCTCATACACACCCCGCCGTGTCTGGTGACCCTCATCTCAGCTAAAGAGGAGCCAAAGCAGAAAGCcccaaaagaagagaaggagaaggcgCATCCCTGGGCCCCGCCTCCTCAGCACAACTTTCTCAGAAATTGGCGGCGCAACCTAGCCTTGCggaagcagcagcaggaagccCTGAGTG AACGCCTCAAGAAGCCGGTGGGCGAGCTGCTTATGCACACTGGGGAGACCTACAGGCAGATCCAGGAGGAGCGGGAGCTCATTGACCGAACGCTTCCGACACAGCATGATGGGAAG AGCTGTGAGGAGACCAGTGGGTTCTGGAGTCGACTGGAATACTTGGGAGATGAAATGACGGGTCTGGTAATGACAAAGACCAAAGCTCAGCGTGGCCTCCTGGAACCGATCACTCACGTCAGGAAGCCCCACTGCATCCAGATGGAGACAG GACTGCCGGCCCAGAAGGATGCTTGGTACCGCTACACCTGGGATCGGAGTCTGTTCCTGATCTACCGACGCAAGGAGCTGCAGAGCGTCATGGCAGAGCTGGACTTCAGCCAGCAG GATATCGATGGCCTGGAGGTGGTGGGCAGAGGGCAGCCTTTCTCGACCGTTACCGTGGAAGACTATCCAGTATTCGATAGGAGCCAGGAAAGTTCCTCTGAAGACACAGGGCCCTC AGACTCATTGGCCAGTTACCCTGACGATGTCCCCATGCCTGTTCTTGGCCCTTCTCTGCTGTTCTGTGGGAAGCCAGCCTGCTGGATCAGAGGCCGTAACCCAGAAGACACG aagcgTGTTGGAATTGCTGTTCGCTTGACCTTCGAAACTCTAGAAAGGGAGAAGACCTCTTCGGAACTGACCGTGGTCAATAATGGCACCGTGGCCATTTGGTACAACTGGCGGAGGCGGTCTCAGCTGGACTCTTTCCAAGACCTGAAGAGAAACAGGATGGAGCGGTTTTACTTTAACAATCGAGAAG GTGTGATTCTGCCTGGAGAAACGAAAACCTTTACCTTCTTCTTCAAGTCTCTGAATGCTGGCATCTTCAGGGAATGTTGGGAGTTTGGAACCCACCCCGCCTTATTAGGAGGTGCTCTCCTGCAGGTCAACCTCCACGCAGTCTCCCTGACCCAGGATGTTTtcagggaagagaggaagttACTGAAG gaCAAGCTGGCTGCCCACGAAGCGGTCACCATTGTGGACAGCGTGCTGCAGGAGCTGCTGAGTGGGATCCTGACCCCAGAGCGTGCGCCGTCCCCCGTGGACGCCTATCTCACCGAGGAGGACTTGTTCCGCCACAGAAATCCTCAG CTGCATTACCAGCACCAAGTGGTGCAAAACCTGCACAGCCTGTGGCGCCAGTACCTCACCCTGCCCCCCAAGGCCGAGGAGGCCAGGCCCAGTGAGGAGGAGCGCCACAGCCCCAGGGCCCGGGCTGCCTACTTGGAGAAGGCCTCCGTGAACGTGGAGCCCTCGGCACACTCTAAGAGCCCGGTCTCGGAATCCCAAGTGGCCCGGCAGGAGAGTGAGGCCTTCAGGGACTCCCGAGACGCTTTAGGGTCCCAGAAGCCTGGAGCGGGGGCTCAGAGTTCTCAGCGGAAGAGCATTATGGAGGAGATCCTGGTGGAGGAGAGCCCAGACCTGGGGAGCATCAAGAGCCCCTGGGAGCTGGATGGCCTTCCCCCACCTGAGTGGAACCTCTGTTTGGAGGATTTCGGAAAG GCAGTGATGGCACTCCCTGAGGAGAGCCAGAGGGAGGACGCCCTCATCGGGCTCAACAAAGCAGCCCTGGAGCTGTGCCAGGAACCGAGGCCCCTGCAATCTGACTTGCTGCACCAGATGTG TTTGCAGCTATGGCGGGATGTGATTGATGGCCTGGTGGGCCATTCCCTGTGGCTGAGGGCTCTGCTGGGCCTGCCTGAGAAGGAGACCATCTATTTGGACCTACCAGAAGAGCAAG ATGGCAAGTCCCCGCCTGTCACAGAAGTGAAAGTGACTGCCGGGAAGGTTGGGAAGGAGGACCGGAAAGGGGCAGCCCAGGAAAAGAAGCAGCTGGgaatcagagagaaagaggatagaAAACCTGCCAAGCTGCCGGGGAAAGAG GACCGTTTAAACAGCAAGAAGCACAAGGCAAAGGATGACAAGAAACCGCTGAAATCTTCAAGTCGGGACAGGGTTTCCTTGGAAGACCCTGCCCCTGACAGCACTATGACCTCCCAGGAACCCATAGATCCCCTGGTCATGAAGAAATACACCAAGAGGCTGCACACGGAG GTCTACGGGCTGCTGGACACCCTAGTGACTGACCTCATGGTCCTGGCTGACGAGCTCAGACCCATAAAGAATGTCGAGGAGACTTTGCATCTTTGTATCTGA
- the LOC102966369 gene encoding MYCBP-associated protein isoform X2, with translation MKKVAAKQSPPKLIERKRAKVPEQLTPPVQEEPEPVSSVLQGGDILALAIKKEDLKKQHIPRFIETQDRPVVTQKFIIRKLKPKDHKRKVCHLVAYPATPDAATKPLDYSGPGDSFHGCDQILPHHILGSLQDFKRIAVARGNIQLAELIHTPPCLVTLISAKEEPKQKAPKEEKEKAHPWAPPPQHNFLRNWRRNLALRKQQQEALSERLKKPVGELLMHTGETYRQIQEERELIDRTLPTQHDGKSCEETSGFWSRLEYLGDEMTGLVMTKTKAQRGLLEPITHVRKPHCIQMETGLPAQKDAWYRYTWDRSLFLIYRRKELQSVMAELDFSQQDIDGLEVVGRGQPFSTVTVEDYPVFDRSQESSSEDTGPSDSLASYPDDVPMPVLGPSLLFCGKPACWIRGRNPEDTKRVGIAVRLTFETLEREKTSSELTVVNNGTVAIWYNWRRRSQLDSFQDLKRNRMERFYFNNREGVILPGETKTFTFFFKSLNAGIFRECWEFGTHPALLGGALLQVNLHAVSLTQDVFREERKLLKDKLAAHEAVTIVDSVLQELLSGILTPERAPSPVDAYLTEEDLFRHRNPQLHYQHQVVQNLHSLWRQYLTLPPKAEEARPSEEERHSPRARAAYLEKASVNVEPSAHSKSPVSESQVARQESEAFRDSRDALGSQKPGAGAQSSQRKSIMEEILVEESPDLGSIKSPWELDGLPPPEWNLCLEDFGKAPRPPRDRRGALSDPGTRWRRGSRAVMALPEESQREDALIGLNKAALELCQEPRPLQSDLLHQMCLQLWRDVIDGLVGHSLWLRALLGLPEKETIYLDLPEEQDGKSPPVTEVKVTAGKVGKEDRKGAAQEKKQLGIREKEDRKPAKLPGKEDRLNSKKHKAKDDKKPLKSSSRDRVSLEDPAPDSTMTSQEPIDPLVMKKYTKRLHTEVYGLLDTLVTDLMVLADELRPIKNVEETLHLCI, from the exons ATGAAAAAAGTGGCTGCCAAGCAGTCTCCGCCCAAGTTGATCG AAAGGAAGCGGGCAAAGGTACCTGAGCAGCTCACACCCCCCGTTCAGGAAGAACCTGAGCCTGTTAGCAGTGTCCTACAAGGGGGTGACATCCTGGCCTtagccattaaaaaggaagacTTGAAGAAG cAACACATTCCTCGCTTTATTGAGACACAAGATAGACCTGTCGTCACCCAGAAATTTATCATCCGTAAACTCAAACCCAAGGATCATAAGAGGAAGGTCTGCCACTTAGTAGCATATCCTGCTACTCCAGATGCAGCCACGAAGCCCCTGGACTACTCTG GTCCGGGTGACAGCTTCCATGGCTGTGACCAGATTCTGCCTCACCACATCTTGGGGAGTCTCCAGGACTTTAAGAGAATTGCAGTTGCTCGAGGAAACATCCAG CTGGCTGAGCTCATACACACCCCGCCGTGTCTGGTGACCCTCATCTCAGCTAAAGAGGAGCCAAAGCAGAAAGCcccaaaagaagagaaggagaaggcgCATCCCTGGGCCCCGCCTCCTCAGCACAACTTTCTCAGAAATTGGCGGCGCAACCTAGCCTTGCggaagcagcagcaggaagccCTGAGTG AACGCCTCAAGAAGCCGGTGGGCGAGCTGCTTATGCACACTGGGGAGACCTACAGGCAGATCCAGGAGGAGCGGGAGCTCATTGACCGAACGCTTCCGACACAGCATGATGGGAAG AGCTGTGAGGAGACCAGTGGGTTCTGGAGTCGACTGGAATACTTGGGAGATGAAATGACGGGTCTGGTAATGACAAAGACCAAAGCTCAGCGTGGCCTCCTGGAACCGATCACTCACGTCAGGAAGCCCCACTGCATCCAGATGGAGACAG GACTGCCGGCCCAGAAGGATGCTTGGTACCGCTACACCTGGGATCGGAGTCTGTTCCTGATCTACCGACGCAAGGAGCTGCAGAGCGTCATGGCAGAGCTGGACTTCAGCCAGCAG GATATCGATGGCCTGGAGGTGGTGGGCAGAGGGCAGCCTTTCTCGACCGTTACCGTGGAAGACTATCCAGTATTCGATAGGAGCCAGGAAAGTTCCTCTGAAGACACAGGGCCCTC AGACTCATTGGCCAGTTACCCTGACGATGTCCCCATGCCTGTTCTTGGCCCTTCTCTGCTGTTCTGTGGGAAGCCAGCCTGCTGGATCAGAGGCCGTAACCCAGAAGACACG aagcgTGTTGGAATTGCTGTTCGCTTGACCTTCGAAACTCTAGAAAGGGAGAAGACCTCTTCGGAACTGACCGTGGTCAATAATGGCACCGTGGCCATTTGGTACAACTGGCGGAGGCGGTCTCAGCTGGACTCTTTCCAAGACCTGAAGAGAAACAGGATGGAGCGGTTTTACTTTAACAATCGAGAAG GTGTGATTCTGCCTGGAGAAACGAAAACCTTTACCTTCTTCTTCAAGTCTCTGAATGCTGGCATCTTCAGGGAATGTTGGGAGTTTGGAACCCACCCCGCCTTATTAGGAGGTGCTCTCCTGCAGGTCAACCTCCACGCAGTCTCCCTGACCCAGGATGTTTtcagggaagagaggaagttACTGAAG gaCAAGCTGGCTGCCCACGAAGCGGTCACCATTGTGGACAGCGTGCTGCAGGAGCTGCTGAGTGGGATCCTGACCCCAGAGCGTGCGCCGTCCCCCGTGGACGCCTATCTCACCGAGGAGGACTTGTTCCGCCACAGAAATCCTCAG CTGCATTACCAGCACCAAGTGGTGCAAAACCTGCACAGCCTGTGGCGCCAGTACCTCACCCTGCCCCCCAAGGCCGAGGAGGCCAGGCCCAGTGAGGAGGAGCGCCACAGCCCCAGGGCCCGGGCTGCCTACTTGGAGAAGGCCTCCGTGAACGTGGAGCCCTCGGCACACTCTAAGAGCCCGGTCTCGGAATCCCAAGTGGCCCGGCAGGAGAGTGAGGCCTTCAGGGACTCCCGAGACGCTTTAGGGTCCCAGAAGCCTGGAGCGGGGGCTCAGAGTTCTCAGCGGAAGAGCATTATGGAGGAGATCCTGGTGGAGGAGAGCCCAGACCTGGGGAGCATCAAGAGCCCCTGGGAGCTGGATGGCCTTCCCCCACCTGAGTGGAACCTCTGTTTGGAGGATTTCGGAAAG GCGCCTAGGCCACCACGGGATAGGAGGGGTGCCCTCTCCGACCCAGGCACACGTTGGAGAAGGGGATCACGG GCAGTGATGGCACTCCCTGAGGAGAGCCAGAGGGAGGACGCCCTCATCGGGCTCAACAAAGCAGCCCTGGAGCTGTGCCAGGAACCGAGGCCCCTGCAATCTGACTTGCTGCACCAGATGTG TTTGCAGCTATGGCGGGATGTGATTGATGGCCTGGTGGGCCATTCCCTGTGGCTGAGGGCTCTGCTGGGCCTGCCTGAGAAGGAGACCATCTATTTGGACCTACCAGAAGAGCAAG ATGGCAAGTCCCCGCCTGTCACAGAAGTGAAAGTGACTGCCGGGAAGGTTGGGAAGGAGGACCGGAAAGGGGCAGCCCAGGAAAAGAAGCAGCTGGgaatcagagagaaagaggatagaAAACCTGCCAAGCTGCCGGGGAAAGAG GACCGTTTAAACAGCAAGAAGCACAAGGCAAAGGATGACAAGAAACCGCTGAAATCTTCAAGTCGGGACAGGGTTTCCTTGGAAGACCCTGCCCCTGACAGCACTATGACCTCCCAGGAACCCATAGATCCCCTGGTCATGAAGAAATACACCAAGAGGCTGCACACGGAG GTCTACGGGCTGCTGGACACCCTAGTGACTGACCTCATGGTCCTGGCTGACGAGCTCAGACCCATAAAGAATGTCGAGGAGACTTTGCATCTTTGTATCTGA
- the LOC102966369 gene encoding MYCBP-associated protein isoform X1, translated as MKSVKKESRLRIPASRFLEAAELIKERKRAKVPEQLTPPVQEEPEPVSSVLQGGDILALAIKKEDLKKQHIPRFIETQDRPVVTQKFIIRKLKPKDHKRKVCHLVAYPATPDAATKPLDYSGPGDSFHGCDQILPHHILGSLQDFKRIAVARGNIQLAELIHTPPCLVTLISAKEEPKQKAPKEEKEKAHPWAPPPQHNFLRNWRRNLALRKQQQEALSERLKKPVGELLMHTGETYRQIQEERELIDRTLPTQHDGKSCEETSGFWSRLEYLGDEMTGLVMTKTKAQRGLLEPITHVRKPHCIQMETGLPAQKDAWYRYTWDRSLFLIYRRKELQSVMAELDFSQQDIDGLEVVGRGQPFSTVTVEDYPVFDRSQESSSEDTGPSDSLASYPDDVPMPVLGPSLLFCGKPACWIRGRNPEDTKRVGIAVRLTFETLEREKTSSELTVVNNGTVAIWYNWRRRSQLDSFQDLKRNRMERFYFNNREGVILPGETKTFTFFFKSLNAGIFRECWEFGTHPALLGGALLQVNLHAVSLTQDVFREERKLLKDKLAAHEAVTIVDSVLQELLSGILTPERAPSPVDAYLTEEDLFRHRNPQLHYQHQVVQNLHSLWRQYLTLPPKAEEARPSEEERHSPRARAAYLEKASVNVEPSAHSKSPVSESQVARQESEAFRDSRDALGSQKPGAGAQSSQRKSIMEEILVEESPDLGSIKSPWELDGLPPPEWNLCLEDFGKAPRPPRDRRGALSDPGTRWRRGSRAVMALPEESQREDALIGLNKAALELCQEPRPLQSDLLHQMCLQLWRDVIDGLVGHSLWLRALLGLPEKETIYLDLPEEQDGKSPPVTEVKVTAGKVGKEDRKGAAQEKKQLGIREKEDRKPAKLPGKEDRLNSKKHKAKDDKKPLKSSSRDRVSLEDPAPDSTMTSQEPIDPLVMKKYTKRLHTEVYGLLDTLVTDLMVLADELRPIKNVEETLHLCI; from the exons ATGAAGTCTGTAAAGAAGGAGTCCCGCTTGAGAATACCCGCAAGCAGATTCTTGGAGGCCGCAGAACTCATTAAAG AAAGGAAGCGGGCAAAGGTACCTGAGCAGCTCACACCCCCCGTTCAGGAAGAACCTGAGCCTGTTAGCAGTGTCCTACAAGGGGGTGACATCCTGGCCTtagccattaaaaaggaagacTTGAAGAAG cAACACATTCCTCGCTTTATTGAGACACAAGATAGACCTGTCGTCACCCAGAAATTTATCATCCGTAAACTCAAACCCAAGGATCATAAGAGGAAGGTCTGCCACTTAGTAGCATATCCTGCTACTCCAGATGCAGCCACGAAGCCCCTGGACTACTCTG GTCCGGGTGACAGCTTCCATGGCTGTGACCAGATTCTGCCTCACCACATCTTGGGGAGTCTCCAGGACTTTAAGAGAATTGCAGTTGCTCGAGGAAACATCCAG CTGGCTGAGCTCATACACACCCCGCCGTGTCTGGTGACCCTCATCTCAGCTAAAGAGGAGCCAAAGCAGAAAGCcccaaaagaagagaaggagaaggcgCATCCCTGGGCCCCGCCTCCTCAGCACAACTTTCTCAGAAATTGGCGGCGCAACCTAGCCTTGCggaagcagcagcaggaagccCTGAGTG AACGCCTCAAGAAGCCGGTGGGCGAGCTGCTTATGCACACTGGGGAGACCTACAGGCAGATCCAGGAGGAGCGGGAGCTCATTGACCGAACGCTTCCGACACAGCATGATGGGAAG AGCTGTGAGGAGACCAGTGGGTTCTGGAGTCGACTGGAATACTTGGGAGATGAAATGACGGGTCTGGTAATGACAAAGACCAAAGCTCAGCGTGGCCTCCTGGAACCGATCACTCACGTCAGGAAGCCCCACTGCATCCAGATGGAGACAG GACTGCCGGCCCAGAAGGATGCTTGGTACCGCTACACCTGGGATCGGAGTCTGTTCCTGATCTACCGACGCAAGGAGCTGCAGAGCGTCATGGCAGAGCTGGACTTCAGCCAGCAG GATATCGATGGCCTGGAGGTGGTGGGCAGAGGGCAGCCTTTCTCGACCGTTACCGTGGAAGACTATCCAGTATTCGATAGGAGCCAGGAAAGTTCCTCTGAAGACACAGGGCCCTC AGACTCATTGGCCAGTTACCCTGACGATGTCCCCATGCCTGTTCTTGGCCCTTCTCTGCTGTTCTGTGGGAAGCCAGCCTGCTGGATCAGAGGCCGTAACCCAGAAGACACG aagcgTGTTGGAATTGCTGTTCGCTTGACCTTCGAAACTCTAGAAAGGGAGAAGACCTCTTCGGAACTGACCGTGGTCAATAATGGCACCGTGGCCATTTGGTACAACTGGCGGAGGCGGTCTCAGCTGGACTCTTTCCAAGACCTGAAGAGAAACAGGATGGAGCGGTTTTACTTTAACAATCGAGAAG GTGTGATTCTGCCTGGAGAAACGAAAACCTTTACCTTCTTCTTCAAGTCTCTGAATGCTGGCATCTTCAGGGAATGTTGGGAGTTTGGAACCCACCCCGCCTTATTAGGAGGTGCTCTCCTGCAGGTCAACCTCCACGCAGTCTCCCTGACCCAGGATGTTTtcagggaagagaggaagttACTGAAG gaCAAGCTGGCTGCCCACGAAGCGGTCACCATTGTGGACAGCGTGCTGCAGGAGCTGCTGAGTGGGATCCTGACCCCAGAGCGTGCGCCGTCCCCCGTGGACGCCTATCTCACCGAGGAGGACTTGTTCCGCCACAGAAATCCTCAG CTGCATTACCAGCACCAAGTGGTGCAAAACCTGCACAGCCTGTGGCGCCAGTACCTCACCCTGCCCCCCAAGGCCGAGGAGGCCAGGCCCAGTGAGGAGGAGCGCCACAGCCCCAGGGCCCGGGCTGCCTACTTGGAGAAGGCCTCCGTGAACGTGGAGCCCTCGGCACACTCTAAGAGCCCGGTCTCGGAATCCCAAGTGGCCCGGCAGGAGAGTGAGGCCTTCAGGGACTCCCGAGACGCTTTAGGGTCCCAGAAGCCTGGAGCGGGGGCTCAGAGTTCTCAGCGGAAGAGCATTATGGAGGAGATCCTGGTGGAGGAGAGCCCAGACCTGGGGAGCATCAAGAGCCCCTGGGAGCTGGATGGCCTTCCCCCACCTGAGTGGAACCTCTGTTTGGAGGATTTCGGAAAG GCGCCTAGGCCACCACGGGATAGGAGGGGTGCCCTCTCCGACCCAGGCACACGTTGGAGAAGGGGATCACGG GCAGTGATGGCACTCCCTGAGGAGAGCCAGAGGGAGGACGCCCTCATCGGGCTCAACAAAGCAGCCCTGGAGCTGTGCCAGGAACCGAGGCCCCTGCAATCTGACTTGCTGCACCAGATGTG TTTGCAGCTATGGCGGGATGTGATTGATGGCCTGGTGGGCCATTCCCTGTGGCTGAGGGCTCTGCTGGGCCTGCCTGAGAAGGAGACCATCTATTTGGACCTACCAGAAGAGCAAG ATGGCAAGTCCCCGCCTGTCACAGAAGTGAAAGTGACTGCCGGGAAGGTTGGGAAGGAGGACCGGAAAGGGGCAGCCCAGGAAAAGAAGCAGCTGGgaatcagagagaaagaggatagaAAACCTGCCAAGCTGCCGGGGAAAGAG GACCGTTTAAACAGCAAGAAGCACAAGGCAAAGGATGACAAGAAACCGCTGAAATCTTCAAGTCGGGACAGGGTTTCCTTGGAAGACCCTGCCCCTGACAGCACTATGACCTCCCAGGAACCCATAGATCCCCTGGTCATGAAGAAATACACCAAGAGGCTGCACACGGAG GTCTACGGGCTGCTGGACACCCTAGTGACTGACCTCATGGTCCTGGCTGACGAGCTCAGACCCATAAAGAATGTCGAGGAGACTTTGCATCTTTGTATCTGA